One region of Brassica napus cultivar Da-Ae chromosome A10, Da-Ae, whole genome shotgun sequence genomic DNA includes:
- the LOC125579147 gene encoding uncharacterized protein LOC125579147 isoform X1, giving the protein MRSLTMPILLPTSSFKKTATVIIAGVFSLAAAVSFTVPSVSHVMASCFLIFYDNTVFLVKPPYLYLVTNCIIVSIVATSKLTQKASAHIDDPEFSDVVTPETLEPVPSDIDAGYLNVAHVVSYTGVEENDAPVEDVSEVNSDDNVIVDSQQDQHAETEKPKPSSASPEQESKEPKPKSDSPAVSVVKPLRKPPRFSQQRSLKNIEEAGGGGSKKSKGSRREDTLETTWRKITEERSTPLKKHLTKSDTWHERSHVQKKEKMTKSDNLYEAEETLKLKREPSPGQEELNRRVEAFIKKFNEEMRLQRLESLAKYNEMVNGGPRL; this is encoded by the exons ATGAGATCACTCACCATGCCAATTCTCCTCCCTACCTCTTCCTTCAAAAAAACAGCCACCGTCATCATCGCCGGGGTCTTTTCTTTAGCGGCGGCTGTTAGTTTCACCGTTCCTTCAGTCTCACATGTCATGGCGTCTTGCTTTCTGATCTTCTACGATAACACAGTCTTCCTCGTAAAGCCACCGTATCTTTACTTAGTCACCAACTGTATCATCGTCTCCATCGTAGCTACGTCTAAGCTGACGCAGAAAGCGTCTGCCCATATCGATGATCCTGAGTTCTCTGATGTAGTAACGCCAGAGACGTTAGAACCGGTGCCTTCTGATATAGATGCCGGTTACTTAAACGTGGCGCACGTCGTCTCTTATACCGGAGTTGAAGAGAACGATGCACCAGTTGAAGATGTCTCCGAAGTCAACAGTGATGATAACGTGATAGTGGATAGTCAACAAGATCAACATGCAGAGACAGAGAAGCCAAAACCGAGTAGTGCCTCGCCCGAACAGGAATCGAAGGAGCCAAAACCGAAGAGTGATTCTCCGGCGGTTTCCGTTGTGAAGCCGTTGAGGAAACCGCCGAGATTCAGTCAACAAAGATCgcttaaaaatattgaagaag CAGGAGGTGGTGGAAGTAAAAAGTCAAAGGGCTCGAGGAGGGAGGACACGCTGGAGACGACGTGGAGGAAGATAACGGAAGAACGCTCGACGCCGTTAAAGAAGCACTTGACTAAATCCGACACGTGGCACGAAAGGTCGCACGTgcaaaagaaggagaagatgaccAAGTCTGACAACTTATATGAGGCGGAGGAGACGTTGAAGTTGAAACGAGAGCCGTCTCCGGGTCAGGAAGAGCTGAACAGGCGTGTGGAGGCGTTTATCAAGAAGTTCAACGAAGAGATGAGATTGCAAAGATTAGAATCTTTGGCCAAGTATAACGAAATGGTTAATGGAGGGCCTcgtttgtaa
- the LOC125579147 gene encoding uncharacterized protein LOC125579147 isoform X2 — protein MRSLTMPILLPTSSFKKTATVIIAGVFSLAAAVSFTVPSVSHVMASCFLIFYDNTVFLVKPPYLYLVTNCIIVSIVATSKLTQKASAHIDDPEFSDVVTPETLEPVPSDIDAGYLNVAHVVSYTGVEENDAPVEDVSEVNSDDNVIVDSQQDQHAETEKPKPSSASPEQESKEPKPKSDSPAVSVVKPLRKPPRFSQQRSLKNIEEGGGGSKKSKGSRREDTLETTWRKITEERSTPLKKHLTKSDTWHERSHVQKKEKMTKSDNLYEAEETLKLKREPSPGQEELNRRVEAFIKKFNEEMRLQRLESLAKYNEMVNGGPRL, from the exons ATGAGATCACTCACCATGCCAATTCTCCTCCCTACCTCTTCCTTCAAAAAAACAGCCACCGTCATCATCGCCGGGGTCTTTTCTTTAGCGGCGGCTGTTAGTTTCACCGTTCCTTCAGTCTCACATGTCATGGCGTCTTGCTTTCTGATCTTCTACGATAACACAGTCTTCCTCGTAAAGCCACCGTATCTTTACTTAGTCACCAACTGTATCATCGTCTCCATCGTAGCTACGTCTAAGCTGACGCAGAAAGCGTCTGCCCATATCGATGATCCTGAGTTCTCTGATGTAGTAACGCCAGAGACGTTAGAACCGGTGCCTTCTGATATAGATGCCGGTTACTTAAACGTGGCGCACGTCGTCTCTTATACCGGAGTTGAAGAGAACGATGCACCAGTTGAAGATGTCTCCGAAGTCAACAGTGATGATAACGTGATAGTGGATAGTCAACAAGATCAACATGCAGAGACAGAGAAGCCAAAACCGAGTAGTGCCTCGCCCGAACAGGAATCGAAGGAGCCAAAACCGAAGAGTGATTCTCCGGCGGTTTCCGTTGTGAAGCCGTTGAGGAAACCGCCGAGATTCAGTCAACAAAGATCgcttaaaaatattgaagaag GAGGTGGTGGAAGTAAAAAGTCAAAGGGCTCGAGGAGGGAGGACACGCTGGAGACGACGTGGAGGAAGATAACGGAAGAACGCTCGACGCCGTTAAAGAAGCACTTGACTAAATCCGACACGTGGCACGAAAGGTCGCACGTgcaaaagaaggagaagatgaccAAGTCTGACAACTTATATGAGGCGGAGGAGACGTTGAAGTTGAAACGAGAGCCGTCTCCGGGTCAGGAAGAGCTGAACAGGCGTGTGGAGGCGTTTATCAAGAAGTTCAACGAAGAGATGAGATTGCAAAGATTAGAATCTTTGGCCAAGTATAACGAAATGGTTAATGGAGGGCCTcgtttgtaa